From a region of the Ktedonobacterales bacterium genome:
- a CDS encoding response regulator transcription factor: MTRATEGGIPEPLTVLLADDHVLFRDGLRALLSTAPDLELLGEATTGEEAMTLAASLQPDVILMDLKMPGITGIEATRQILQASPQIGILMVTMFEEESAVFAAMRAGARGYILKGATHAEMLRAIRAVGAGEAIFSPAIARRLLEFFAQIRLVTLPQVFPELSEREREILALLAQGAKNAEIASRLVLSSHTVRNYVSNIISKLQVADRTQAILRAREAGLG; this comes from the coding sequence ATGACTCGTGCTACCGAAGGCGGGATCCCAGAGCCGCTGACGGTCCTCCTGGCTGATGACCATGTGCTCTTCCGCGATGGGCTGCGGGCCCTGCTCTCGACCGCGCCCGATCTCGAACTGCTAGGCGAGGCCACCACCGGCGAGGAAGCGATGACCCTGGCAGCGAGTCTCCAGCCCGATGTGATCCTGATGGACCTGAAGATGCCCGGCATCACTGGCATCGAGGCCACGCGCCAGATTTTGCAGGCAAGCCCGCAGATTGGGATTCTGATGGTGACCATGTTTGAGGAGGAGAGTGCCGTCTTTGCCGCGATGCGCGCCGGAGCGCGGGGCTACATTCTCAAAGGCGCCACCCATGCCGAGATGCTGCGCGCCATCCGCGCTGTTGGCGCAGGCGAGGCCATCTTTAGCCCGGCTATTGCCCGACGGCTGCTGGAGTTCTTTGCTCAGATCCGATTGGTGACGCTGCCTCAGGTCTTCCCGGAACTGAGCGAGCGCGAGCGCGAGATTCTGGCTTTGCTGGCCCAGGGCGCCAAAAATGCCGAGATTGCCAGTCGGCTGGTCCTCAGTTCCCATACGGTGCGCAACTATGTCTCCAACATCATCAGCAAGTTGCAGGTGGCTGATCGCACGCAGGCCATCCTTCGCGCCAGAGAGGCGGGGC